Below is a genomic region from Scheffersomyces stipitis CBS 6054 chromosome 8, complete sequence.
CCTGGGACAGAGACAGTAGTATTACTTACGTACCTAATCTTCAATGAATGTTGTAAAAAGATTGAGTTGTTTTTACCGAAAGAAGAGGTTTTTTATTTAGAATAGCATACATACGATTATGAAAACGAATACACTTCATGCAtgtcttctcttgttgACACAAGCATGACACCGCTCCTTACCAGCCTCATAACAAGTTTGTTCAGTTAAACGCATATGTCTCATTATCATTAAATTAACACAAGTGTCCAATAAGTCTCGTTGAAACTCAGTCGAATAAAAGTTGAGCAATACCATTTCTACCTTCCCACTGCTCAATTGACTGCCAACAAGCAATTCTATCGGGTTGTTAATCGAATATGCAAACAAGACGGTTGTATGTTTGAACATATGAAGACCAACCATCGCCTCTGCCGTAGTAACCACAACCCTGATATTCTCACTGGCTATCTTATTTAAAGCAGCTGCTCTGGCATCTGGGGATCCATAGATACCTATACTTGGAACCTCAACGGCCATTCTATTTAACAAGTACGACACTTTATCAGAAGACTCGGCAATCACAATTGCCGAACCCAAACTCCTAACTTTGTCTATAACCGTCTGACATATTGACGTGGTACTAggcttcttgaaaagagtgAACTCTTTATGAGGCAAGAGTGGTTCCTGTGACGACACCCTCACCAAGGATTCGAGATTAAATAATGTACTCAACGTATCGTCTTCCTTCTGTGAAAGGAATGACGTCAAAAATACTATTGGTACATTTTTGTTTCCTTCTATCACGTATTGTTTCATTTGCAAAATATGTGCATCATCAACCACCACCCGGCGGAGATAGGTCTTGCCTCGATAATTAGTAGACTGAATATGTCTGACTACCGAATCAAGATGTCTAAGGTGGCCGTCTTCAAGCAGCATCAAAAGAACATCATAATTGTTGACCTGTCCAACAGAACCATCATACGTATGCACCTTGAAATTTTCTGTTAATTGGCGGATGGTGGAGTTGAGTGTAGAAATATAAGGTACCACAAATATCGTAACACAGTGAGTCTTTTTACCTCGATTGGTCCGGCGAAGACTGTTAGTACGCTCTGCCAACATCGCAATAATGCAACAAGTCGTCTTTCCCAGATTAATAGCCACCATCATACTGAAGCAATTAGCTACATCCGATGTGGCCTGTTGTTGGCCCTCCTTGAACCTAAACTGTTGTCCAAATATCTTTCTGCCTGCCTCCAAGAGTTCCTCTCCTGTCAATTTCGGTGGTTCGTTCCTAGTAAATATGCTAGGCGTAAATATCTGAAGAGTCCTCATCTCCAAACAGGTATGCCAGGCTGCCAGACAGTCTCTCATTCTTTGAAGCATGACATGATTGTAGCCATCTCTATTTGTGGCATAACTTTCGACAAACCTACTAAACGAATGCCCAGCCTGTTCGGCAAGGGTGTTGTCAATCTTGATCTGTAACCCAATCATCCCAGAGACGTTCGCCCCAACAAAATATGAAAGCACTTGTCTTATTTCACCGTACATGATTCCTCTAAGCTTTGGAGTTGTTTTATTTATGAACTTACGGAACGATTTTCCAAGAGTAGTACTGCTTTTGATTCCCTTCTCTCCCATGAACAAATGGAGCTTGTATTTATCACTTAGTTTCTTAAACTCTGTGAGGCTCAATGAACCGGTTTGTTCTTGGTATTCAACAAGAGTGTATTCGAATGGCCGGACAAAATAGATATAGTGAGCCAAGCATTCTGACACCTCTTCGGGCAACATCTTGAGAATAGGACGTTCTCGACTATATTTCATACTGTTCtttccattgttggtaAAGAGGCCAAGCATCCCATCAGCAACAAATACATTACTTCccaatctttcttcgttACGAATAAGAACCAGGTATAATTCCGTTAAACGATACGGAGACCCACAcgtcaacaagatcatacaaaaaaaatagTTGTTCAATCTAGAGAGTCGGCGACGGAAACACTGAAGACTTTTGACATCATACTTATCAACCAGATTAATTTCCAAGCATCTGTCGATGTCCCTTTGATCCCAGTTGTAACTAGTTTGAGGcattccaacaactcttgGTTTTTGTGCTGCCAGCATCTCATGCATGGCCATAGTTGGCGTGATGTTGATGTCCACGAAAAGTTCCTCGACTTCAAGTACATATTGCTGAATGGCATCATAGACCCATTTTTTGATGTCGTTGagtccaacttcaaatgTATTTATTCTTATTATGTCTCCAACACGTAGCACGTTCATGGTCCTTCCAAATGTTCGAGGACTCAACGAGTGTACATCGGCACTGAACTTGCGAAATCGGCCGAAATTGAGTGATATGGAAGCAGACTTGTTACAATCCTCAACAAAAGGATGGACATAAGACTTGTCTTTTTTCATCACGTCCACAGCTATACATTTGAATGCAAAGGATAGGCCACTGCAGAAATCGCAGCGGTACGACTTAATTTTGAATCCTATTCCtccttcatcaagaagacaCACCATTAGACTGCTCATAAAGATATCGTCCATGTAGTTTAGGTCGTCTTCCTGCAACACTAGCACCGGAGACAACAACCAGAACGCGCCaaatatcttcatttgACCGAAAAATCTTCGTAATCCCTGTTCTTTGTTGGCACAGAATACTTGATCAAACGCTTCCATTGCTTTGtgttccttcaactcgCACATTTTCATGGCAACATAGAGGAATCTGGCTAGCGCGAGTCCATATCGCAGGGCAGAGTTTGGAGTGCTACAGAACCTGGGGTTATCGATGAGCGCTGAGAGAGAAGATCCGGTACTCAAAGctaatcttttcttcgttaCATATTTCTTGCACAATTGTACCAAACGTGGCCATCTTTTGTCATTAGCCATGTTCAAAAATGAGCGGAACTTTGTATACTCATGCGCTTTGTATCTGGATAAAAATGGATCtacaatttgcaattccGCAGAGCTATCTGTTGGTTCGTGAAACCCAGCGGCTAGGTTCAGTTGAATTCGGAAGTAGTTTGTCTTGGCCTCTACATTCCGAACACTGTAACCATACACAACATGCTTTTCAGGTCCCTCTTCTCGTTGGTGCTTGGCTTGTTTGATATGAGCGGTAACGCTGGAGTGGTGGGCAATGAACTTACACACATGACACATGTAGTATTTAGTTGGCTGTATGCAGTTATCTACCAACTCGAAATCGAGATGCTCTCCGTTGCCATTTTCCACCGCCACCACTGGACCGTCATATTTTACTGCTGCTTGCAAAGTGGCAACTTGCTGCTGGTGACGGGGTGCCAACATGTATTCATACTTTCTATCCATATTGTGGAGCATGTAGGATATTAACTCACTCCTCACGCTCAGCACTAAGTCGGCAAAGAAGACCTTCCTCAGCAACCTGTGTGTTATACTTCGGAACCACTTCTGCGTGAAATCATAGTATAAGCCAAGCTCCTTCACTAGCAAGTAGTTGTGCTTGGCCAAGAATTGGTCGGGGAGCATACCTAGCTTGACCTCTAACCATTTCACTTTGctttcatattcttccGCCGTCCACCCAGGCCCACCCATAACCCATTGTGAACTCAGACCTgtaatttcttcaacagtaGCTGCAGCTTCGGCTTCAGCAACATCATCTGGAATACCTATTGCATAGTAGAGGCCCTTTGGTCGCTCCAAAAGGTATCCTTTGAAATCCGCACTTGTGTCATGACCAGCATGTTCTCTTCCGACCATGCTCGCATAATCACGCCTGTGCCTGGAAAACGCAGTTTTTGTTTTAAATATCTGATAGCATTGTTTACAAAAGCATAGTTTCTTCGAGTAAGCTACTTTGGACAATTCTTTGGCCCAGTGGATGTGTCCTCTGGTTACTTTCTTCTCGAATTTGCTGGAGTCAATGATTTGAGTGCTAATGACACGGTCCACCAAGTTTCGAATACGGCTTTTGTGGTCACCAATATCTTCCAATGTgtttttgaaaaactttGAATTCACGTCAACATACCGCTCTTCTGTTATGTAGTAGTACAAGTAGAAGATAGGATCGTAAACTAACCCATGGGAGTATCTCAATAGTTCAGAGAcctcgatttcttcttccttggatGGAGGTGGAAGAGATTCAGGTTCTTGTTCGTAGTCGCTGGCCTCTTCGTCTGTGGAATACGGCTCCACTATGAATTCAGGGTGTGTGACTGGTGAACCCAGTCCATCGTCGAATGAAGGAATAACAatatcttcgtcatcataATCGCCATCCTCCGATTCGCACGTACTGATTGATTCGCTTGACCCCAATATTaccaagagattgaatcCCGTTGCGGCCCTGATTGCATACCCTTCTCGACTGATGAATCTATCATGACCAGTATTCTTTGCATGACGGGCAGAGCTTCTTAAGTTTTCATTGTTCTCGTTGAATCCTATTACAAAGCCACATTCCGAACAGTACGTATGTATGTTTGGAGGAAGCCTGGGAAAGGGACGGAGAATTTCAAATGTTCTACCCTTGGTATCTATTGGAATTCTATAGTACTGAGGCATAAGATCGACCCATTCCTCAACATCTTCCAACATCTGGGTATATTGTGCATTTGACACTGTTCCCATGAGAAAGGACCTGAAAGCCCTGGAGGTGATGTCAAGGAAGTGTTGTTGTCCTCtcagccaaagaagattgttAATTTGACAAATACCCTTCTTTTTTAACTGAGACCATCCACTAACAGTGGAAATCCTAACAGTTTCTTCGTCATATAATAAATCTGCTTCTGGTTCAtattcattatcaagacCATCATCGGAGGTATCATAAGCTGAAATGTCTGATTCGTCATTATCCGATTCAGTATCATTATCTATTGCAATGTCaatcatttcttcatcatcttcttgtgcATCATCTACAAAGAGATTATCcgaatcagaagaatcgtCAAATGATCTAAAGTcaccttcttgaacttcatcttctaagAGAGTATCCGACTCAGATTCTCCATTTACTGCTGTCAATTCGTCACCTTCTTGACCATCTACTGTGAGATTTTCCATATCAGAAGCATAGTCTACTGACCCCTcagcttcttgttcatcGCTCAGGAAGACAGCACCAGAATCAGAGGCATAATATTCGAGATCGGGAGCCTCCTCTCGTTGATCTTCCAAAATGTCTGTCATTCCTCCACCCAGTGCTAATAAGAAAATAGTCCCCAGCTCCATTCTGTATCCCATCCCAGTTAGAACATTAAGGTTATCGACATCACAATGGTCATCGATGATAGCCGAATTGATACAATTAGGGCAGTACTGGATCTTTGAAGGTGATAAGCCATGTAGGGGTTCTTTCAACCATTCAAGACATATTTGTACCTCGGACAGCGTATTAGGGCTGGCTAACAAAAACCAGTAGTAGGAATTCAGCATTACTGCATGCATGTgtgtttcaagaaacttgCATTTGTCAATGATAGAAGACAACGAGTTGTGAACAATTTCGGAGTTTCTATCCAAAAACACACGTTCATGTTCGTGCCAGTACAACCCCATATCAGGAATGTATATGATATTGGCGTATTTTTGCAAAAAGGCATCAGCGGTCATATTCTCAGATTCTCTCACACAGATTTTGGTGATAAGAGGGCCCTTGTATTCTACTTCTAAGTCTCTATTGGTGAAGCGAGATCGACGATGGATGGGAGAAGAGCAAGGTATGGTTGGACTCAGGGCAGTCACATTTGGAGTGCTTGGTGGAGGAGTAGCAGGTAAAGAAGGCATACGTGGGAATTCCTTcaatagaaagaaaccCCCCAGTTCCACTCTATAGCCTTCTCCCCTTCTCATGTATCCATGACTTGCACATTTCACTGGGAGGTGACCAATGTTTCTGGTGTACTTACAGGAATCACAGAAGGCAAATTCTTCGGCTTCAATGCCAGGGATAGGGCTTGGAATGGTAGCCACATTCACAATATTTGACTCGCGTTCTATTTGGTTGTAATAAGGTGATTGTTTTGTTAGTTTGCTAATGAGGTCAAGAAATCTTTGCTTTGActttatatataatttgGAGCTGGCATATTTCGAATCCGAAGAGATAAAATAATGCCTTTTTTCCAGATAGAAGTATCCTAGAGACTCAACAAACACAAAGTAATTTTTGGCCAAGTAGTCAAGTTCGTCTTTGACATTTGTCCTCGCTGGAGTAGATtgcattgaagaacatgGCAGGCTCCGTCTAAACGATTGAGGGCTCGACCAAATATGCTCATCGGTAGAAACGAGATTGGAGTTTTCGCATTTGATATCTACTTGGCTGAAGTCGTCTAGAGCATCTTCGAAGTTCTGGTCCAGGTCCAGGTCCAGACCCAGATCCAAAGTTATTGGATTATGACTTGAATAGCCTGGTGCTTGAGTATTCATTCTACTTTTAGTATACGTTACTAACTAATTTGAACACAGGAAGGTCTGGAGgatgatcttgaagttgtaaCTAAAGTCGCCACTGTTTCAATTATAAAAGAGATTGATTATTAATAAAATAAAGCAGAAAAGTGGGATTTTGGGCCATATATACAAAGAGTTTAGGGAATTCACCTAATCGGGAATAATACATAAATTACTTGCAGAATTGTAATGTTGACGTTAAAAAATGTGCCTAATCTTAAACCTTCTCTTCTCGCTGTCTATTTATTCCTATCAATGAACCTAGTTTTTCGATCGATGAACCTAGGTGGCTCGTTGTTTGTTCCGATCGATGAACCAAGACGTGGCTAGTCGCTACAATTTAAATATAGGGCCTGTCGCAAGGCAGAGTCcatcttgaaaatttttcactggTTTTCAACTGTCCAATGGGATCCCTTTAATCAGAGTGTATGTCCATAACCGCCCTAAGTAGGATTGTAATGAACATTCTCTGACGATACTCTTAACTGGTGCAGGATTAATGTTCGTGCACTAACAACATTAAAGACATTTGGGCTCCAATATTAGTGTGTTGTGTCATGTGACCAAGAACTATGTGACCATATTCTAAATGGTTATCATTAGAGCATTAGAATTTTGTAAGATTCAAATGTGAtgaattctttcttgatttaATGAGGGTTTTCAAATGGTACTACTTTTAGTGTAAGTGGAATTTTTTGCAGCAATAAATATTTTTATattatttttcacattctttccagaaagacAATCAGTACATCTCTgtatacaagaaaattgagaGAAGTAATAAAGGTAAGGGAAAAGTTAAGATTGtaagaatatggatatttAATGTTAG
It encodes:
- the ADD2.1 gene encoding ATP-dependent DNA helicase, which produces MNTQAPGYSSHNPITLDSGSDSDSDQNFEDALDDFSQVDIKCENSNLVSTDEHIWSSPQSFRRSSPCSSMQSTPARTNVKDELDYLAKNYFVFVESLGYFYSEKRHYFISSDSKYASSKLYIKSKQRFLDLISKLTKQSPYYNQIERESNIVNVATIPSPIPGIEAEEFAFCDSCKYTRNIGHLPVKCASHGYMRRGEGYRVESGGFFLLKEFPRMPSLPATPPPSTPNVTASSPTIPCSSPIHRRSRFTNRDLEVEYKGPLITKICVRESENMTADAFLQKYANIIYIPDMGLYWHEHERVFLDRNSEIVHNSLSSIIDKCKFLETHMHAVMSNSYYWFLLASPNTSSEVQICLEWLKEPLHGLSPSKIQYCPNCINSAIIDDHCDVDNLNVLTGMGYRMESGTIFLLASGGGMTDILEDQREEAPDLEYYASDSGAVFSSDEQEAEGSVDYASDMENLTVDGQEGDELTAVNGESESDTLLEDEVQEGDFRSFDDSSDSDNLFVDDAQEDDEEMIDIAIDNDTESDNDESDISAYDTSDDGLDNEYEPEADLLYDEETVRISTVSGWSQLKKKGICQINNLLWSRGQQHFLDITSRAFRSFLMGTVSNAQYTQMLEDVEEWVDLMPQYYRIPIDTKGRTFEILRPFPRLPPNIHTYCSECGFVIGFNENNENLRSSARHAKNTGHDRFISREGYAIRAATGFNLLVILGSSESISTCESEDGDYDDEDIVIPSFDDGSGSPVTHPEFIVEPYSTDEEASDYEQEPESLPPPSKEEEIEVSELLRYSHGLVYDPIFYLYYYITEERYVDVNSKFFKNTLEDIGDHKSRIRNLVDRVISTQIIDSSKFEKKVTRGHIHWAKELSKVAYSKKLCFCKQCYQIFKTKTAFSRHRRDYASMVGREHAGHDTSADFKGYLLERPKGLYYAIGIPDDVAEAEAAATVEEITGSSSQWVMGGPGWTAEEYESKVKWLEVKLGMLPDQFLAKHNYLLVKELGLYYDFTQKWFRSITHRLSRKVFFADLVSSVRSELISYMLHNMDRKYEYMLAPRHQQQVATLQAAVKYDGPVVAVENGNGEHLDFELVDNCIQPTKYYMCHVCKFIAHHSSVTAHIKQAKHQREEGPEKHVVYGYSVRNVEAKTNYFRIQSNLAAGFHEPTDSSAELQIVDPFLSRYKAHEYTKFRSFLNMANDKRWPRLVQLCKKYVTKKRLALSTGSSLSALIDNPRFCSTPNSASRYGLALARFLYVAMKMCELKEHKAMEAFDQVFCANKEQGLRRFFGQMKIFGAFWLLSPVLVLQEDDLNYMDDIFMSSLMVCLLDEGGIGFKIKSYRCDFCSGLSFAFKCIAVDVMKKDKSYVHPFVEDCNKSASISLNFGRFRKFSADVHSLSPRTFGRTMNVLRVGDIIRINTFEVGLNDIKKWVYDAIQQYVLEVEELFVDINITPTMAMHEMSAAQKPRVVGMPQTSYNWDQRDIDRCLEINSVDKYDVKSLQCFRRRLSRLNNYFFCMILLTCGSPYRLTELYSVLIRNEERLGSNVFVADGMLGLFTNNGKNSMKYSRERPILKMLPEEVSECLAHYIYFVRPFEYTLVEYQEQTGSLSLTEFKKLSDKYKLHLFMGEKGIKSSTTLGKSFRKFINKTTPKLRGIMYGEIRQVLSYFVGANVSGMIGLQIKIDNTLAEQAGHSFSRFVESYATNRDGYNHVMLQRMRDCSAAWHTCLEMRTLQIFTPSIFTRNEPPKLTGEELLEAGRKIFGQQFRFKEGQQQATSDVANCFSMMVAINSGKTTCCIIAMLAERTNSLRRTNRGKKTHCVTIFVVPYISTLNSTIRQLTENFKVHTYDGSVGQVNNYDVLLMSLEDGHLRHLDSVVRHIQSTNYRGKTYLRRVVVDDAHILQMKQYVIEGNKNVPIVFLTSFLSQKEDDTLSTLFNLESLVRVSSQEPLLPHKEFTLFKKPSTTSICQTVIDKVRSLGSAIVIAESSDKVSYLLNRMAVEVPSIGIYGSPDARAAALNKIASENIRVVVTTAEAMVGLHMFKHTTVLFAYSINNPIELLVGSQLSSGKVEMVLLNFYSTEFQRDLLDTCVNLMIMRHMRLTEQTCYEAGKERCHACVNKRRHA